One window from the genome of Bartonella sp. WD16.2 encodes:
- a CDS encoding cell wall hydrolase, translated as MKKNRWVVCIAVSIIPLVTVSCASKHLNVKKVPNNQVTKVAAPSLTERQCLMRAMYFESNRSSREGMIAVGTVVMNRVNSSAYPKTICEVVGQPKQFAPGVLTRPMTERASVARVKEAADAVLRGERDKKSKNAMFFHTAGLSFPYKNMHYVRVAGGNAFYEKRARDGSLQVPVNDRPYNVAFAFAQDQGDVPNFIDMGLKNRGTRVEEVQIASTSIEVAQANPTPFVVTQSDMIPIPTPAPNCIAKIQETTPIIAYTVPSLDKLNTVVAMLEKQYRSR; from the coding sequence ATGAAAAAGAATCGATGGGTTGTATGTATTGCCGTTTCTATAATACCGCTAGTTACTGTGAGTTGCGCATCAAAGCATTTAAACGTTAAAAAGGTGCCCAATAATCAAGTAACTAAAGTGGCAGCACCTTCATTGACGGAGCGTCAATGTCTTATGCGTGCAATGTATTTTGAATCAAATCGTTCAAGCCGTGAGGGAATGATTGCAGTCGGAACGGTTGTTATGAACCGTGTTAATTCAAGTGCTTATCCGAAAACGATTTGTGAGGTCGTTGGTCAGCCCAAACAATTTGCTCCTGGTGTTTTAACGCGTCCTATGACTGAGCGAGCATCTGTTGCTCGTGTTAAAGAGGCTGCAGATGCTGTTTTACGTGGTGAACGAGATAAGAAGAGTAAAAACGCTATGTTTTTTCATACCGCTGGGTTGTCTTTTCCCTATAAGAATATGCATTATGTTCGTGTCGCCGGAGGCAACGCTTTTTATGAGAAGCGGGCGCGTGATGGATCACTTCAGGTTCCCGTTAATGATCGTCCTTATAATGTTGCTTTTGCTTTTGCTCAAGATCAGGGCGATGTACCAAATTTTATAGATATGGGTTTAAAAAACAGGGGAACAAGAGTAGAAGAGGTGCAAATAGCATCTACTTCAATAGAAGTTGCGCAAGCCAATCCTACACCTTTTGTTGTTACGCAATCTGACATGATCCCTATTCCTACGCCTGCACCTAATTGTATTGCTAAGATACAGGAAACTACACCGATTATAGCATATACTGTGCCATCATTGGATAAGTTAAATACAGTTGTTGCAATGTTGGAAAAACAATACAGATCCCGGTAG
- the mutM gene encoding bifunctional DNA-formamidopyrimidine glycosylase/DNA-(apurinic or apyrimidinic site) lyase yields MPELPEVETVRRGLEPVLIGAQIISVTLNRKNLRFPFPEEFSKKLVGRKIVKLDRRAKYLLFHLSQNETILGHMGMSGTWRIEGRLLKKEYASMGKLVAHDHFIMDVRAKDSNVYRIIYNDARRFGFMLLINTIKLDEHPLLKKLGVEPVEDALSSSYLQKAFINKKTSLKTALLDQSIIAGLGNIYVCEALWRSRLSPQRSAFTLALKSARAYEFANRLAQNICAVISEAIIAGGSSLRDYVHTDGSLGYFQHNFSVYGREGKECLQCGVPIVRILQAGRSSFYCPKCQK; encoded by the coding sequence ATGCCGGAACTTCCTGAAGTAGAAACAGTTCGTCGTGGGCTTGAACCAGTTTTGATTGGTGCACAGATTATATCTGTAACACTTAATCGTAAAAATTTGCGATTTCCTTTTCCAGAAGAGTTTTCTAAGAAGCTTGTAGGTAGAAAGATTGTAAAACTTGATCGACGTGCAAAATATTTATTGTTTCACCTCTCACAGAATGAAACAATTTTAGGTCATATGGGAATGTCAGGAACGTGGCGCATAGAAGGTAGGCTTTTAAAAAAAGAGTACGCTTCTATGGGTAAATTAGTTGCACATGATCATTTTATAATGGACGTTAGAGCAAAAGATAGTAACGTTTACCGTATCATTTATAATGATGCTCGTCGTTTTGGTTTTATGCTTTTAATAAACACAATAAAGCTTGATGAACACCCGCTTTTAAAGAAATTAGGGGTTGAACCTGTGGAAGATGCGCTTTCTAGTTCTTATTTGCAAAAGGCTTTTATCAATAAGAAAACATCTCTTAAAACTGCTTTGCTTGATCAGTCTATTATTGCAGGACTTGGGAATATTTATGTTTGCGAAGCGCTTTGGCGTAGCCGTTTATCTCCACAGCGTAGTGCGTTTACATTGGCATTAAAGAGCGCGCGTGCATACGAATTTGCAAATCGTTTGGCACAAAATATATGTGCTGTGATTTCTGAAGCGATAATTGCTGGTGGATCTTCTTTACGTGATTATGTACATACAGATGGTTCACTTGGTTATTTCCAGCACAATTTTTCGGTTTATGGACGAGAAGGAAAGGAATGTTTGCAATGTGGGGTACCTATTGTACGTATTTTGCAGGCTGGGCGCTCAAGCTTTTACTGCCCAAAGTGTCAAAAATGA
- a CDS encoding M20/M25/M40 family metallo-hydrolase: MLDKVLIHLDENIDKSLERLFSLLRFHSISTDPAYKDACRQAADWLVEDLKTIGFDASRRDTPGHPMVIGHHPGPSDDCLHVLFYGHYDVQPVDPLNLWNDDPFDPSLKERNGEKIICARGASDDKGQLMTFIEACRAFKKETGQLPVKVTVLLEGEEESSSPSLIPFLKANADELKADCAFVCDTPMWDANTPSVCIGLRGLLTEEVIITGANCDLHSGAFGGAVANPLRILTKILGGLHDENSRVTLPGFYDGVEETPPQVLQSWNELNSSAEAQLRPFGLSVAAGEKGRSILEQIWARPTAEINGISGGYAGEGFKTVIPSQASAKVSFRLVHKQDPEKIRQAFRNYVRSLIPADCTVTFKDHGAYPAVQLSHDSPFVEAAKDALSQEWNNPALLIAMGGSISIVGSFQSILGMESVLVGFALADDRIHSPNEKYNLKSFHKGQRSWARILETFANRRINDRNSCSSR; the protein is encoded by the coding sequence ATGCTTGATAAAGTGCTTATACATCTTGATGAAAATATAGATAAGAGTCTTGAACGCCTTTTTTCTCTTTTACGTTTTCATTCAATTTCTACAGATCCAGCGTATAAGGATGCATGCCGTCAAGCAGCTGATTGGCTGGTGGAAGATTTAAAAACTATAGGCTTTGATGCTTCACGCCGTGATACACCTGGCCACCCAATGGTTATTGGGCATCATCCAGGACCTTCAGATGACTGTTTGCATGTTCTGTTTTATGGGCATTATGATGTTCAACCAGTTGACCCCTTAAATTTATGGAATGATGATCCATTTGACCCTTCTTTAAAAGAACGGAATGGAGAAAAGATTATTTGTGCCCGTGGTGCTTCAGATGATAAAGGTCAGCTTATGACTTTTATTGAAGCTTGTCGTGCGTTTAAGAAGGAAACAGGCCAGCTTCCTGTTAAGGTCACAGTTTTATTGGAAGGTGAAGAAGAAAGTAGCTCTCCTTCACTTATTCCTTTTTTAAAGGCAAATGCTGATGAACTTAAGGCTGATTGTGCATTTGTTTGTGATACACCAATGTGGGATGCAAATACACCTTCAGTTTGTATCGGTCTTCGGGGGTTGTTGACAGAAGAAGTTATTATCACGGGAGCTAATTGTGATTTACATTCTGGCGCTTTTGGAGGGGCAGTAGCCAATCCTCTTCGTATTTTAACTAAAATTTTAGGTGGGCTTCATGATGAAAATAGTAGAGTGACGCTTCCTGGGTTTTATGATGGTGTAGAAGAAACACCTCCACAAGTTTTGCAATCATGGAATGAGCTTAATAGTAGTGCAGAAGCGCAGCTTCGTCCCTTTGGTCTTTCTGTTGCTGCTGGCGAAAAGGGGCGTAGTATTTTAGAACAAATATGGGCTCGTCCTACAGCGGAAATCAATGGTATTAGTGGGGGGTATGCAGGTGAAGGGTTTAAAACGGTTATTCCTTCTCAAGCCAGTGCAAAAGTTTCCTTTCGCTTGGTTCATAAACAAGATCCTGAAAAAATACGTCAGGCTTTTCGTAATTATGTGCGTAGCCTTATTCCGGCAGATTGTACAGTTACATTTAAAGACCATGGTGCTTATCCAGCTGTTCAGTTATCTCATGATTCACCTTTTGTTGAAGCAGCAAAAGATGCTTTATCACAAGAATGGAATAATCCTGCTTTATTAATTGCTATGGGTGGTTCAATTTCAATTGTTGGAAGCTTTCAATCAATTCTTGGTATGGAAAGCGTGTTGGTTGGATTTGCATTGGCTGATGATCGTATTCATTCACCTAATGAAAAATATAATTTAAAGTCGTTTCATAAAGGGCAACGGTCTTGGGCGCGTATTCTTGAGACTTTCGCGAATAGGAGAATAAATGACAGAAATTCGTGTTCATCAAGGTGA
- a CDS encoding ribonuclease D — translation MTEIRVHQGDLPNLDNYHVDAIAVDTETLGLQPYRDRLCVVQLSSGDGTADIIQIAKGQNDAPNLVKLLEDNTITKIFHFGRFDLAILAHTFGIMPDVVFCTKIASKLTRTYTDRHGLKEICSELLNINISKQQQSSDWATETLSRAQIEYAASDVLYLHRLKSVFETRLKREERENVAKACFQFLPTRAKLDLLGWPETDIFAHS, via the coding sequence ATGACAGAAATTCGTGTTCATCAAGGTGATTTGCCAAATTTGGACAATTATCACGTTGATGCTATTGCGGTTGATACTGAAACTTTAGGGTTGCAACCGTATCGTGATCGCTTGTGTGTTGTTCAGCTTTCTTCTGGGGATGGCACTGCTGATATTATACAAATTGCTAAAGGGCAAAATGATGCTCCTAATTTGGTCAAATTGCTTGAAGATAATACAATTACTAAAATATTCCATTTTGGGCGTTTTGATCTTGCCATTTTAGCGCATACTTTTGGAATTATGCCAGATGTTGTCTTTTGTACAAAGATTGCCTCAAAACTTACGCGTACTTATACTGATCGGCATGGTTTGAAGGAGATTTGTAGCGAATTGCTGAATATTAATATTTCTAAACAGCAACAATCCTCAGATTGGGCGACAGAAACTTTATCACGTGCACAAATTGAATATGCGGCATCTGATGTTTTATATCTACATCGTTTGAAAAGTGTGTTTGAAACACGTTTAAAGCGAGAAGAACGAGAGAATGTTGCAAAGGCGTGTTTTCAATTTTTACCGACAAGAGCGAAACTCGATCTTTTGGGATGGCCAGAAACTGATATTTTTGCACATAGCTAA